A genomic window from Diospyros lotus cultivar Yz01 chromosome 2, ASM1463336v1, whole genome shotgun sequence includes:
- the LOC127795956 gene encoding protein BASIC PENTACYSTEINE2-like isoform X2, producing MNMRNWEFYESPTPLSSHLGLQLMSSGVEKPLRNHPTLMPTANGATFHQMPANAGPFQHRVGGVSESPMPLDFVREAWINHREKYFNSLPGNNHHPNFSVLPETSGGHHIQMLHPNDSPKDETVGQMEETERESGVPPKKRSGSKTQKSPKPKKARKAPAVPRDECSSMSVQRARAPKKSMEIVINGINMDISVIPIPVCSCTGTPQQCYRWGSGGWQSACCTTSMSLYPLPMSTKRRGARIAGRKMSLGAFKKVLEKLASEGYNFSNPIDLRTHWAKHGTNKFVTIR from the exons ATGAATATGCGGAATTGGGAATTTTATGAATCCCCAACGCCCCTCAGTAGCCACCTTGGTCTGCAACTGATGTCCAGTGGGGTGGAGAAACCTCTCCGCAACCATCCCACCCTCATGCCCACCGCTAATGGGGCGACATTTCACCAGATGCCTGCCAATGCCGGTCCGTTTCAGCACAGGGTGGGTGGTGTTTCAGAGTCTCCCATGCCTTTGGACTTTGTGAGAGAAGCTTGGATCAACCATAGGGAAAAGTACTTCAACTCTCTGCCTGGAAATAACCATCATCCCAATTTTTCTGTACTACCTGAGACCTCTGGAGGCCATCACATCCAGATGCTCCACCCAAATGATTCGCCAAAGGATGAAACTGTTGGCCAAATGGAAGAGACTGAAAGGGAGAGTGGTGTTCCTCCAAAGAAGCGGTCAGGCAGTAAAACCCAGAAATCCCCAAAGCCAAAGAAGGCCAGGAAAGCCCCTGCGGTTCCAAGAGATGAGTGCAGCAGCATGTCAGTGCAGCGGGCAAGGGCTCCCAAAAAAAGCATGGAAATCGTCATCAATGGAATTAACATGGATATTTCAGTCATCCCAATACCAGTTTGTTCATGCACTGGAACTCCTCAGCAATGTTATCGGTGGGGCTCTGGTGGGTGGCAGTCTGCATGTTGTACCACCAGCATGTCTCTGTATCCCCTGCCAATGAGTACAAAGAGGCGTGGTGCGAGGATAGCAGGGCGGAAGATGAGTTTGGGAGCATTCAAGAAGGTATTGGAGAAGCTTGCATCTGAAGGGTATAACTTCTCTAATCCCATTGATCTGAGGACCCACTGGGCAAAACATGGCACCAACAAGTTTGTTACAATCAG GTAG
- the LOC127795956 gene encoding protein BASIC PENTACYSTEINE2-like isoform X1, whose protein sequence is MNMRNWEFYESPTPLSSHLGLQLMSSGVEKPLRNHPTLMPTANGATFHQMPANAGPFQHRVGGVSESPMPLDFVREAWINHREKYFNSLPGNNHHPNFSVLPETSGGHHIQMLHPNDSPKDETVGQMEETERESGVPPKKRSGSKTQKSPKPKKARKAPAVPRDECSSMSVQRARAPKKSMEIVINGINMDISVIPIPVCSCTGTPQQCYRWGSGGWQSACCTTSMSLYPLPMSTKRRGARIAGRKMSLGAFKKVLEKLASEGYNFSNPIDLRTHWAKHGTNKFVTIR, encoded by the coding sequence ATGAATATGCGGAATTGGGAATTTTATGAATCCCCAACGCCCCTCAGTAGCCACCTTGGTCTGCAACTGATGTCCAGTGGGGTGGAGAAACCTCTCCGCAACCATCCCACCCTCATGCCCACCGCTAATGGGGCGACATTTCACCAGATGCCTGCCAATGCCGGTCCGTTTCAGCACAGGGTGGGTGGTGTTTCAGAGTCTCCCATGCCTTTGGACTTTGTGAGAGAAGCTTGGATCAACCATAGGGAAAAGTACTTCAACTCTCTGCCTGGAAATAACCATCATCCCAATTTTTCTGTACTACCTGAGACCTCTGGAGGCCATCACATCCAGATGCTCCACCCAAATGATTCGCCAAAGGATGAAACTGTTGGCCAAATGGAAGAGACTGAAAGGGAGAGTGGTGTTCCTCCAAAGAAGCGGTCAGGCAGTAAAACCCAGAAATCCCCAAAGCCAAAGAAGGCCAGGAAAGCCCCTGCGGTTCCAAGAGATGAGTGCAGCAGCATGTCAGTGCAGCGGGCAAGGGCTCCCAAAAAAAGCATGGAAATCGTCATCAATGGAATTAACATGGATATTTCAGTCATCCCAATACCAGTTTGTTCATGCACTGGAACTCCTCAGCAATGTTATCGGTGGGGCTCTGGTGGGTGGCAGTCTGCATGTTGTACCACCAGCATGTCTCTGTATCCCCTGCCAATGAGTACAAAGAGGCGTGGTGCGAGGATAGCAGGGCGGAAGATGAGTTTGGGAGCATTCAAGAAGGTATTGGAGAAGCTTGCATCTGAAGGGTATAACTTCTCTAATCCCATTGATCTGAGGACCCACTGGGCAAAACATGGCACCAACAAGTTTGTTACAATCAGGTAG